One Pichia kudriavzevii chromosome 3, complete sequence genomic window carries:
- a CDS encoding uncharacterized protein (PKUD0C07540; similar to Saccharomyces cerevisiae YOR344C (TYE7); ancestral locus Anc_7.47), with protein MENKYSYQKHQQSMTLDGFESLGDFATSFRTNDHSSSISSVDSIFDPSATLLGTDETGDSNECDYLAGKWDLNNDFHNYTFENNHNHHHSHVATLSSTTSSINSDLASLGMGHPASSFDKGSPLGGGDNLLGSHEYIEPVSPLEITKLENEKPPILVRRKSVARKRVKKPLSVAQRKAHNQIEKKYRININSKIASLQKLVPWLSQDGVAFEINTNNLNKASSQSNDTSFKKLNKSEILDMVTEYIMLLQEECKKKDAIIEQLQSTNR; from the coding sequence atggaaaataAATACAGCTATCAAAAGCATCAACAAAGCATGACATTGGATGGATTCGAATCTTTAGGAGACTTTGCTACAAGTTTTAGAACCAATGACCATTCCTCCAGCATCAGTTCAGTGgattccatttttgatCCTTCTGCTACTTTATTAGGTACCGATGAAACTGGTGATAGCAATGAGTGTGATTACCTTGCGGGCAAGTGGGACTTAAACAATGACTTTCACAACTAtacatttgaaaacaaccacaaccacCATCACAGTCACGTTGCAACGCTTTCATCTACCACGtcatcaataaattccGATCTTGCGTCCTTGGGAATGGGCCACCCTGCATCCAGTTTTGACAAGGGTAGTCCACTTGGTGGTGGTGATAATCTACTGGGAAGCCATGAATATATAGAGCCTGTTAGTCCTTTAGAAATCACTAAACttgaaaacgaaaaacCTCCTATACTAGTCAGAAGGAAATCGGTTGCACGGAAAAGAGTCAAAAAGCCCCTGAGTGTTGCGCAGAGAAAGGCACACAATCAAATCGAGAAGAAGTACAGAATTAACATCAATTCGAAGATTGCAAGCTTACAGAAATTAGTCCCGTGGTTGTCCCAGGATGGTGTGGCGTTTGAGATTAATACAAATAACCTGAACAAAGCTTCTTCTCAATCCAATGACACAAGTTTCaagaagttgaacaaaTCAGAGATTCTCGATATGGTTACCGAGTATATTATGCTCTTGCAAGAAGAGTGTAAGAAAAAAGATGCGATTATTGAGCAGCTACAAAGTACAAACCGTTAA
- a CDS encoding uncharacterized protein (PKUD0C07580; similar to Saccharomyces cerevisiae YOL096C (COQ3); ancestral locus Anc_3.99) → MRRVTQFRNIRLFRTSALAFNGERVNHTAITPSEKEHFKQLADTWWDSYGPQRVLHKMNLLRMDFIVDNIRSHIKVNEGVQNEDEKVFVPGWSHQNLLPSEISNQIDQELDKATLKIFNDKKLSCLDIGCGGGLLCESLARLPNVNDVTGIDMTPEVIAVAEEHLKLDPILEGKLKYKLSSLDDIPLEEKYDLVTCMEMLEHVEYPSVVLRKALSHVKPGGYLFLSTINRDFVSWFTTIFMGETILKIVPPGTHTYSKYIKEDEIRSFAEQMEEFEIIDSRGCAYFPAVGWIYTATPKIGNYLMAFKRNPEKA, encoded by the coding sequence ATGAGAAGGGTTACCCAGTTTAGAAATATCAGGCTGTTTAGAACATCCGCTTTAGCTTTCAATGGAGAGAGAGTCAACCATACAGCAATCACACCTTCAGAAAAGGAGCATTTTAAACAACTTGCGGACACTTGGTGGGATAGCTATGGGCCACAGAGAGTCCTACATAAGATGAATCTTTTGAGAATGGATTTTATAGTTGACAACATTCGGTCCCACATTAAAGTCAACGAAGGTGTTCagaatgaagatgaaaaagtGTTCGTTCCCGGATGGAGCCATCAAAATTTACTACCTTCAGAAATTTCCAACCAGATTGATCAAGAATTGGATAAAGCAACTCTTAAGATCTTCAACGATAAAAAGCTGTCATGTCTCGACATTGGTTGTGGTGGTGGTCTATTATGCGAGTCCCTTGCACGATTACCGAATGTGAACGATGTTACTGGAATAGATATGACACCTGAAGTTATAGCTGTTGCAGAAGAGCACTTGAAACTGGACCCTATTTTGGAAGGTAAACTAAAGTACAAGTTGAGTTCCTTAGATGACATACCATTGGAGGAGAAATACGACCTGGTAACGTGCATGGAAATGCTGGAGCATGTGGAATATCCATCAGTCGTGTTGCGTAAAGCTTTGTCTCATGTGAAACCTGGGGGATATTTGTTCTTGTCCACAATCAACAGAGATTTTGTCTCTTGGTTTACCACGATATTTATGGGGGAgacaattttgaaaattgttCCACCTGGAACACACACATACTCCAAGTACATCAAGGAGGATGAGATCAGGAGTTTTGCAGAGCAAATGGAGgagtttgaaattattgaCTCTAGAGGATGTGCTTATTTTCCAGCTGTGGGCTGGATATATACTGCAACACCAAAAATTGGCAATTACTTAATGGCGTTCAAGAGAAACCCCGAAAAGGCTTGA
- a CDS encoding uncharacterized protein (PKUD0C07570; similar to Saccharomyces cerevisiae YDR486C (VPS60); ancestral locus Anc_3.98), with amino-acid sequence MNRLFGTKNKAPKPTLDDAIGSIDGRVATLDEKIKKVNAELSGYQSKLSKMREGAGKSALKQRAIKLLRQRKQLESQRDQLMSQSWNISQAQMTTENLKNTMITVDAMRQTNKELRKTYGKIDVDKLEDLQDEMMDLIEQSNDIQSALGRSYDVPDDISESELDAELEALGEELELEEEMGPEAVPSYLDATPSVEMPSLNEQEPAKEEVQDSVPAQ; translated from the coding sequence ATGAATAGACTCTTTGGAACAAAGAACAAGGCTCCTAAGCCCACCTTAGATGACGCCATTGGAAGCATCGATGGAAGAGTAGCCACTCTCGAtgaaaagatcaaaaagGTAAATGCTGAGTTATCGGGATATCAATCCAAACTATCGAAAATGAGAGAAGGGGCTGGTAAATCGGCCTTAAAGCAACGTGCTATAAAATTATTACGCCAGCGTAAACAGCTAGAATCTCAGAGGGATCAGTTGATGTCACAGAGTTGGAACATATCACAGGCGCAAATGACTACGGAGAATCTCAAAAATACAATGATAACCGTCGATGCAATGCGTCAAACCAATAAAGAGCTACGTAAAACATATGGCAAGATTGATGTAGATAAACTGGAAGATCTACAAGATGAAATGATGGATCTCATTGAGCAATCAAACGATATACAGTCTGCATTGGGCCGTTCGTATGACGTTCCTGATGATATATCTGAAAGTGAGCTTGATGCGGAGTTGGAGGCACTAGGAGAAGAGCTTGAGCTTGAAGAGGAAATGGGACCGGAAGCCGTGCCTAGCTATTTGGATGCAACTCCTTCTGTAGAAATGCCTTCGTTGAACGAACAAGAACCTGCCAAGGAGGAGGTTCAAGATTCAGTTCCCGCACAGTGA
- a CDS encoding uncharacterized protein (PKUD0C07530; similar to Saccharomyces cerevisiae YER049W (TPA1); ancestral locus Anc_7.220), producing the protein MTSKRTPTQTINDTITPKKKISIKQTPEEEAQAKQYFQSHVFEDSFREQLTKNVRESQPYRWGTIKNLINDQLLRNVRSEIMSEIEFTKKETDIYKVFQSGDLANLSAMPQDLLERLPSLYKLRSAIYSESFRSFISAVTGCGKLSGIKTDLSIQLYTKGCHLLTHDDVIGSRRVSFILYMPDPDSHWKSHYGGGLQLFDSLVPNVPQSDVHSKLNPAFNQIAFFQVQPGLSFHAVEEVKVDRQRLSLQGWFHIPQKGEDGYIPGEQEKTESLSTLQALESKELKEYDFPKLRFTSIPAPISLKGNDKLTLSDLDKEYLTKFINPSLLTSESIAKLGEIFNEESVVDIMSFLNKDYEGAFKQLLKNTEINEFPPMPTLQTQVEEAYPWKLAIPCHKQRYVYIDGANEEDINTPKSISQINQVKVDSTNGVNFEMSAKIFRLMDQIPDSKFDEVKKENPHAVRNLEISAKLCDLAAMFKSQSFHKWITLITQLKLVKNHTLIRRFRPGYDFILATNNTGDEENEPNIMEGVLESTLNLTPTQGWETGEWGGYELCLIDDDHSDKKLGDDLQKDDGLNEDEAAIYRTADQDSVVYESQACWNKFSLMYRDPSVMKFVKYVSFEAPGSRWDINCSWKCIDESE; encoded by the coding sequence ATGACTTCAAAGAGAACACCAACACAGACCATAAACGATACCATCACgccaaagaagaagatatcCATCAAACAAACCCCTGAAGAGGAAGCACAGGCTAAACAGTACTTCCAATCGCATGTCTTTGAAGACTCCTTCAGAGAACAGCTTACCAAGAATGTCAGGGAGTCCCAGCCTTATCGATGGGGGACCatcaagaatttgataaacGACCAACTTCTGAGAAACGTCAGAAGTGAAATTATGTCCGAAATCGAATTCACAAAGAAGGAGACCGATATCTACAAGGTGTTCCAGTCCGGTGATTTGGCCAATCTCTCTGCCATGCCTCAAGACCTACTTGAGAGATTGCCTAGTCTCTACAAGTTAAGATCTGCAATTTACTCGGAATCGTTTCGTTCCTTTATCTCCGCCGTAACGGGCTGTGGTAAATTGAGTGGAATCAAAACAGATTTGTCAATCCAACTATACACAAAAGGATGCCACTTACTCACCCATGATGACGTTATTGGCTCCCGTAGAGTCTCATTCATCCTGTATATGCCAGACCCCGATTCACACTGGAAATCCCACTACGGTGGCGGCTTGCAACTCTTTGATTCGTTGGTTCCTAACGTGCCACAGTCTGATgttcattcaaaattgaatccTGCATTCAACCAAATAGCTTTTTTCCAAGTTCAGCCAGGCCTCTCGTTCCATGCCGTTGAAGAAGTCAAGGTCGACAGACAGAGACTCTCCTTACAAGGATGGTTCCATATCCCTCAAAAGGGTGAAGATGGCTACATACCTGGTGAACAGGAGAAAACTGAAAGCTTATCCACCTTACAAGCTTTGGAATCcaaagaattgaaggagTATGATTTCCCAAAACTTAGATTCACTTCTATCCCAGCCCCAATTTCCCTAAAAGGTAACGACAAGTTGACATTGAGTGACTTGGATAAGGAGTATCTAACAAAATTTATCAACCCCTCATTGCTAACATCTGAGTCCATTGCCAAATTAGGCgaaatattcaatgaagagtctgttgttgatataATGTCCTTTCTGAATAAAGACTATGAGGGTGCATTTAAACAACTACTCAAAAACACGGAAATTAACGAGTTCCCCCCAATGCCAACACTTCAAACCCAAGTTGAAGAGGCATATCCTTGGAAATTGGCTATACCATGTCATAAGCAACGATATGTTTATATTGATGGCGCCAACGAGGAAGATATAAACACCCCAAAAAGTATCTCCCAAATCAACCAGGTCAAAGTTGACTCAACCAACGGTGtgaattttgaaatgagTGCAAAGATCTTCAGATTAATGGATCAAATTCCTGACTCCAAATTTGATGAGgttaaaaaagaaaatcctCATGCTGTCAGAAACTTGGAGATATCAGCAAAGTTGTGTGATTTGGCAGCTATGTTCAAATCGCAGTCATTCCACAAATGGATCACACTAATAACGCAGCTCAAGCTCGTCAAGAACCATACTCTAATCAGAAGGTTTAGACCTGGTTATGATTTTATCCTTGCTACTAATAATACcggtgatgaagaaaatgagcCTAATATAATGGAAGGTGTGTTAGAATCAACACTGAACTTGACACCAACACAAGGATGGGAAACAGGTGAATGGGGAGGATATGAGTTGTGCCTGATTGACGATGACCATTCAGACAAGAAACTCGGAGATGACTTGCAAAAAGATGATGGATtaaatgaggatgaagCCGCAATATACAGAACAGCAGATCAAGATAGTGTTGTATATGAAAGTCAAGCATGTTGGAACAAGTTCTCCTTGATGTACAGAGACCCTAGTGTTATGAAATTCGTCAAATATGTCAGTTTTGAGGCACCAGGTTCAAGATGGGATATCAACTGTAGTTGGAAGTGCATTGATGAATCAGAATGA
- a CDS encoding uncharacterized protein (PKUD0C07550; similar to Saccharomyces cerevisiae YDR341C (YDR341C) and YHR091C (MSR1); ancestral locus Anc_5.393), protein MFYKISKKYIGVAATLTSTLYKRNFTNSLAKKTSYSAINTSSMDALTQNLKKLDLVAPPSIEGSFPESNTVDLCRNYITEQLSHLAGVDKSIIYPALEWCQVLEKGDLLLPLPRLRLKGNLDELAVELAEKFPLGGYIDRVVPQGKFLQFYFNPSFLLKYVTKDVLTRTSDFGSAPLGKNKKVVIEFSSPNIAKPFHAGHLRSTIIGGFLANLHEKLGWDVIRMNYLGDWGKQFGVLAVGFNKYGSEAELEANPIQHLFDVYVKINNDIKAEQEAAEAKGETLDPINSIDGEARAFFKSMENGDENAIALWKKFRELSIEKYIDTYARLNIKYDVYSGESQVSADVMKDVSKTLSEKGMITEDRGALLIDFKSLGQKKLGKVLVQKSDGTSLYITRDLGAAIERKQKYNFDKMIYVIATQQDLHVKQFFTALEMMGNKWAKDLVHVNFGMVLGMSTRKGTVVFLDDILEAVKEKMLEIMKTNEEKFAQVEDPEKVADLVGISAVMIQDMQAKRINNYEFAWERMLSSEGDTGPYLQYAHSRLRSIQRNAGVPDAELLDADMSLETLCGSIDKLKEQNLSEEDFEKKSKLLESQLEKTKALIRIMASYPDTLRYASKNYEPSTVVTYLFKLTHQFSSTYKVLRVLGEEREIMIARLALFSAVRQILHNGLVLLGITPVERM, encoded by the coding sequence ATGTTCTACAAAATTTCGAAAAAGTATATTGGCGTTGCAGCAACTTTAACTTCTACATTATACAAGAGAAATTTTACCAATAGCTtagcaaagaaaacatcttATTCAGCCATAAATACCAGTAGTATGGACGCATTGACTCAGAATCTAAAGAAACTAGACTTGGTTGCACCACCTTCGATTGAAGGTTCTTTCCCCGAATCAAACACTGTTGATTTATGTAGAAATTACATCACCGAACAACTTTCTCATTTAGCAGGCGTGGATAAATCAATTATTTATCCAGCGCTAGAGTGGTGTCAAGTTTTGGAGAAAGGTGATTTGTTGTTACCTTTACCAAGATTGAGACTAAAGGGTAATTTGGATGAATTAGCCGTTGAATTAGCCGAAAAGTTCCCACTGGGTGGTTATATTGATCGTGTTGTTCCACAGGGTAAATTCTTGCAGTTTTACTTTAACCCTTCGTTCTTATTAAAATATGTCACCAAAGACGTCTTAACTAGAACTAGTGACTTTGGTTCTGCACCACTTGGTAAAAATAAGAAAGTTGTGATTGAGTTTTCATCTCCAAATATTGCGAAACCTTTCCACGCAGGACATTTAAGATCCACTATTATTGGTGGTTTCTTGGCTAATCTACACGAAAAGTTGGGCTGGGATGTTATCAGAATGAACTATCTTGGTGACTGGGGTAAGCAATTTGGTGTTTTGGCTGTTGGTTTTAATAAATACGGATCTGAGGCCGAGTTAGAAGCAAACCCAATCCAACATTTATTTGACGTTTACgttaaaatcaacaatgatATTAAAGCTGAACAAGAAGCGGCTGAAGCAAAAGGCGAAACACTCGATCCAAtcaattcaattgatggtGAAGCAAGGGctttcttcaaatccatggaaaatggtgatgaaaatgcaattgcCCTTTGGAAGAAATTCAGAGAACTGtccattgaaaaatacattgaCACATACGCAAGACTAAACATTAAATATGACGTTTATTCTGGTGAGTCACAAGTTTCTGCTGATGTTATGAAGGACGTATCAAAAACCTTATCTGAGAAGGGCATGATCACCGAAGATAGGGGTGCTTTgttgattgatttcaaaagtttaggtcaaaagaaattgggTAAAGTTTTAGTCCAAAAAAGTGACGGTACCTCTTTGTATATCACCAGAGACTTGGGTGCTGCTATTGAAAGAAAGCAAAAGTACAACTTTGATAAGATGATCTACGTCATCGCAACCCAACAAGATCTACATGTCAAGCAATTTTTCACTGCTCTTGAGATGATGGGCAACAAATGGGCCAAAGATTTGGTCCATGTGAATTTTGGTATGGTTCTAGGTATGTCCACTAGAAAGGGTACTgttgttttccttgatgATATTTTAGAGGCtgtcaaagaaaagatgCTTGAGATCATGAAGACCAATGAAGAAAAGTTTGCACAGGTTGAAGATCCAGAAAAAGTGGCAGATTTGGTTGGTATCTCTGCCGTGATGATTCAAGATATGCAAGCAAAGAGAATCAATAACTATGAGTTTGCATGGGAAAGAATGTTATCTTCTGAAGGTGATACCGGACCTTACTTGCAATATGCACATTCCAGATTGAGATCCATTCAAAGAAACGCAGGTGTTCCCGACGCTGAACTACTTGATGCAGATATGTCTTTAGAGACCTTGTGCGGCTCTATTGATAAGTTGAAGGAGCAAAACTTATCTGAAGAGGACTTTGAgaagaaatccaaattaTTAGAATCTCAGTTGGAGAAGACCAAGGCTCTAATTAGAATTATGGCTTCATACCCAGACACTTTGAGATACGCTTCAAAGAACTACGAGCCATCCACTGTTGTTACCtatcttttcaaattaacCCATCAATTCTCCTCTACTTACAAAGTCTTACGTGTTCTAGGcgaagaaagagaaatcaTGATTGCAAGATTGGCATTGTTCTCAGCTGTCAGACAAATCTTACATAATGGTTTGGTGTTATTGGGTATCACTCCTGTCGAAAGAATGTAA
- a CDS encoding uncharacterized protein (PKUD0C07560; similar to Saccharomyces cerevisiae YDR487C (RIB3); ancestral locus Anc_3.96), whose translation MHMDLSVIFQEPIYKDQVSTLEWNDLTPTNWRSTKYIPFLGYSLHTSKLVCWPPRVMTSNNSVKFTPIPEALEAFKNGEFLVVMDDEDRENEGDLIMAAELMTTERMAFLVKHSSGFVCVPLSTERADELNLPFMIPEDKMTDRHGTAYTVTVDYADGTTTGISAHDRGLTAKMLGTKSSKADDFLRPGHICPLRAKPGLLRERPGHTEAAVQLCELTGLQPAGAICELVRDEDGLMMRLDDCWKFAQKYNIKIITIKELLEYLNQTTV comes from the coding sequence ATGCACATGGATTTGTCAGTAATTTTCCAAGAACCAATTTATAAAGACCAAGTTTCCACTCTAGAATGGAATGATTTGACTCCTACAAACTGGAGAAGCACAAAGTACATACCTTTTCTTGGTTATTCCCTTCATACATCGAAACTTGTTTGCTGGCCACCTAGAGTCATGACATCAAATAATTCAGTTAAATTTACTCCAATTCCTGAGGCTTTAGAAGCCTTTAAAAACGGTGAATTCTTGGTTGTTATGGATGATGAAGACCGTGAAAATGAAGGCGACTTAATAATGGCTGCCGAACTAATGACTACAGAGAGGATGGCATTTCTGGTGAAGCACAGTTCTGGGTTTGTTTGTGTTCCTTTATCTACCGAACGAGCAGACGAGTTGAATCTACCATTCATGATCCCTGAAGACAAAATGACTGATAGACACGGTACCGCATATACCGTTACCGTCGATTACGCGGACGGTACTACAACAGGTATCAGTGCACATGATAGAGGCCTTACAGCGAAAATGTTAGGTACAAAATCGAGCAAAGCAGATGATTTCTTAAGACCTGGACATATCTGCCCCCTTAGGGCAAAACCTGGTTTGTTGAGGGAGCGTCCAGGGCATACCGAGGCTGCCGTTCAACTGTGTGAGTTGACGGGCTTGCAACCAGCAGGAGCTATCTGTGAGCTTGTAagagatgaagatggaTTAATGATGCGTCTAGATGATTGCTGGAAGTTTGCTCAAAAATacaacatcaaaatcatcacaATTAAGGAATTACTTGAGTATTTGAATCAAACAACTGTGTGA
- a CDS encoding uncharacterized protein (PKUD0C07545) gives MTLAQQNNSICFENCFYLVIRKIANVQKMMVKRLVSQVPYLGSYAYLGCCRNVAMFGSGLDYGLLIQNSNAVPETNAASFINDLAYLLLFICFFNHNSSY, from the coding sequence ATGACTCTAGCTCAACAGAACAACAGCATTTGTTTTGAGAACTGCTTTTATTTGGTCATACGCAAGATTGCTAACGTTCAAAAGATGATGGTCAAACGCCTAGTGTCACAAGTACCATATTTGGGAAGTTATGCTTATCTAGGTTGCTGTAGGAACGTTGCAATGTTTGGTTCTGGTCTAGATTATGGGCTTCTTATCCAAAATAGCAATGCAGTTCCCGAAACAAATGCAGCATCGTTTATCAATGACTTAGCTTATCTACTGTTattcatttgttttttcaaccaCAACTCAAGTTACTAA